From Magnolia sinica isolate HGM2019 chromosome 13, MsV1, whole genome shotgun sequence, one genomic window encodes:
- the LOC131224161 gene encoding pentatricopeptide repeat-containing protein At1g08070, chloroplastic, protein MGWVWVAKVLVHVLTRVGSSDGWSGCHTGITVGPTELFVARVPTRSAVRNSLPYISFLTVKCLAGNGTKPTTFQKSNNLISLSHTLSMAFASLPISSSSFSPLHFLPSSDPPYSILKTHPTLSLLSTSSKSLQTLKQIHSHFIKTGLHHSPFSLTKLLESCALTPDLLSYALLVFDSIQEPNHFIWNTIIRGLALGPSPITAVHFYIRMLLTGTHPNSYTFPFVLKACAQAAAAAREGKQVHAHVLKLGLESDAFVHTSMINMYARNGELDDAYQVFDLSSMRDPVSFTALVAGYFLCGYLDDAHQLFDKMPARDTVSWNAMISGYAQSGRFEEALDFFQEMLRSKVEPNESTMVSVLSSCAHTGSIELGNWVRSWIENHGLESNLRLVNAFIDMYAKCGDLETARAFFDGICRRDQISWNVMIGGYTLSSQYKEALALFREMQFSNQEPNDVTILSILPACTHLGALDLGKWIHAYIDKNMSNTANSALYTSLIVMYAKCGSIESAQQVFNAMEVKTLASWNAMISGLALHGHADKALALFSRMTDEEIQPDDITFVGILSACSHAGMVEMGRQCFNSMIQDYKISPKLHHYGCLIDLLGRARLFDEARALMNKMEMKPDGAIWGSLLAACRVHSNVELAEYVADHLLELEPENPGVYILLSNIYAGAGRWEDVAKIRTRLNDKGTKKEPGCTSIEVGSTVHEFLVGDRVHPQSDDIYEMLEEIDKLLELAGHVPDTSEISYDIEEWREGGMCHHSEKLAIAFGLISTSPGTTIRIVKNLRVCGNCHSEAKFISKIFNREIIARDRNRFHHFKDGVCSCMDYW, encoded by the coding sequence GTTTTGGTTCACGTCCTAACACGAGTTGGCtcgagtgatggatggagtggatgccacacaggcatcacggtgggccccacagaactttttGTTGCACGAGTCCCTACAAGAAGCGCGGTAAGGAATTCGCTCCCCTATATCTCCTTCCTGACCGTTAAATGTTTGGCGGGTAACGGCACAAAACCAACtacttttcaaaaatcaaacaatctgatctctctctcacacacactgtCAATGGCATTTGCTTCCCTTccaatctcctcttcttctttctctcccctCCATTTTCTTCCTTCGTCAGATCCTCCATACTCTATCCTCAAAACCCACCCaaccctctctcttctttccaccTCCTCCAAATCCCTCCAAACCCTCAAGCAAATCCACTCCCATTTTATCAAAACTGGCCTCCATCACTCCCCTTTCTCTCTAACCAAGTTACTTGAATCCTGCGCGCTCACCCCGGATCTCCTCTCTTATGCCCTTCTCGTATTCGATTCCATCCAAGAACCCAACCATTTCATCTGGAACACCATCATCCGCGGCCTCGCCCTAGGCCCATCGCCCATCACTGCTGTCCATTTCTACATCCGCATGCTCCTCACTGGGACCCACCCCAATTCTTACACCTTCCCTTTCGTTTTGAAAGCTTGCGCGCAGGCTGCTGCTGCCGCCCGTGAAGGGAAACAGGTCCATGCGCATGTTTTGAAGCTCGGTCTTGAGTCTGATGCCTTTGTGCATACCTCGATGATCAATATGTATGCAAGAAATGGTGAATTGGATGACGCCTATCAGGTGTTTGATTTAAGTTCTATGAGAGATCCGGTTTCTTTCACGGCATTGGTTGCTGGGTATTTTCTATGTGGGTATTTGGATGATGCCCATCAGCTTTTTGATAAGATGCCAGCAAGAGATACTGTGTCATGGAATGCAATGATATCGGGGTATGCCCAGAGTGGACGGTTTGAAGAGGCATTGGATTTCTTCCAGGAGATGTTGAGATCAAAGGTCGAACCTAATGAGAGCACAATGGTTAGTGTCCTTTCTTCTTGTGCCCACACAGGTTCAATTGAATTGGGGAATTGGGTTCGGTCATGGATTGAGAATCATGGGCTTGAATCGAATCTTCGGCTTGTCAATGCTTTTATTGATATGTATGCCAAGTGTGGAGACTTGGAGACAGCTCGTGCGTTTTTTGACGGGATTTGTCGGAGAGACCAAATCTCGTGGAACGTTATGATTGGTGGGTATACTCTTTCCAGCCAGTACAAGGAGGCCTTGGCTCTCTTTAGGGAAATGCAGTTCTCAAATCAGGAGCCCAACGATGTCACGATCTTGAGCATTCTTCCGGCATGCACTCACTTGGGTGCTCTTGATCTTGGCAAATGGATACATGCTTATATAGACAAGAACATGAGTAACACAGCAAATAGTGCTCTCTATACCAGTCTTATTGTCATGTATGCAAAATGCGGCAGTATTGAGTCTGCGCAGCAAGTGTTTAATGCAATGGAAGTTAAAACCTTGGCTTCCTGGAATGCGATGATATCTGGGCTAGCCTTGCATGGGCATGCTGATAAGGCGCTTGCCCTTTTCTCAAGAATGACTGATGAAGAAATCCAACCTGATGATATCACTTTTGTCGGCATTTTGTCAGCTTGTAGCCATGCCGGTATGGTTGAAATGGGCCGTCAATGTTTCAATTCCATGATTCAGGACTATAAAATCTCACCAAAGCTGCATCACTATGGATGTTTGATAGATCTCCTTGGCCGAGCCAGGCTTTTTGATGAGGCCAGGGCGCTTATGAATAAAATGGAGATGAAGCCTGATGGGGCCATCTGGGGATCTCTGCTTGCAGCTTGTCGGGTTCACAGCAACGTCGAATTGGCAGAATATGTCGCCGATCACCTTCTTGAATTGGAACCTGAAAATCCGGGTGTTTACATTCTTTTATCCAATATTTATGCAGGAGCTGGTAGATGGGAGGATGTGGCGAAGATAAGAACTAGACTAAATGATAAGGGAACGAAGAAAGAGCCCGGATGCACCTCCATTGAGGTGGGCAGCACAGTTCATGAATTTCTAGTGGGCGATAGAGTACATCCACAGAGCGATGATATATATGAAATGTTAGAGGAAATCGATAAGTTGTTGGAGTTGGCGGGTCACGTGCCAGATACCTCGGAAATATCTTATGACATAGAGGAGTGGAGAGAAGGGGGAATGTGTCATCACAGCGAGAAGCTAGCTATTGCTTTTGGGTTGATCAGTACTAGCCCAGGGACGACGATTCGGATAGTGAAGAACCTTCGTGTATGTGGGAATTGCCATTCAGAAGCAAAGTTCATCTCGAAGATCTTCAATCGGGAGATTATTGCCAGAGACCGTAATCGTTTCCACCATTTCAAGGATGGTGTGTGTTCGTGCATGGACTACTGGTGA